TATCTCTAATTGAATTATGTTTTGCTTCTTTTATGTTTTTCAAAACTTTGTTTAATGTTACAATATCAAATATCATATTTTCTAAGGAGTAGGAATGGCCCAAAGAGCGATACGTGAATATGACGGCAAAAAACTTTTTGCCCAAAACTGGGACAAATATTTCAAAGGTCTGAAATATCCTTTTGAAAGTGTTCTTGTTACAAGCGGAGAAGAACTAAAGAAAAAAGCCGAAGAACCAGGATATGAATGGCTCAAGGAAAAGCCTCTTGTAGCGAAACCAGATATGCTTTTTGGTAAACGAGGAAAAAACAATTTAGTTCTTTTTAAAGTAAACAAACCCGGTGATGTTACTCTTGAAGATGCCGCAAAATGGATCGATGAAAAAAGAAACCAAGAAACCACGCTTCTCAGTGGGCAAAAAGGGGTTTTAACACATTTTATTGTTGAGCCTTTCACACCGCATACAGAAGATGAAGAGTATTATATTGCAGCAACAACACTTGATGAAAATTATGATGTACTGTATATGAGTGCTCATGGTGGTATGGAAGTTGAAGAGAACTGGGATAAAGTGACTGAGGTTAAAATTCCTATCGATGCGAGTGATGAAGAGATAGAAAAACTTATTAAAGAACATATTCCAGCTGATATTCCTGAGGATAAAAAAGAGGTTTATGCAAATTTTGCAGTAAATTTTTATAAATTTTTCAGAGATCTCAACTTTGCATATCTTGAAATCAACCCTGTTGTTATCGTTGGAGACAATGTATATCTGCTCGATCTCGTTGCGCGACTTGACGATACTGCCGGATTTTTGATGAAAGATGTATGGGGTGATATTGAGTTCCCAACACCTTTTGGAATGCCAGAAAAGAGTCCAGAAGAAAAAGCAATAGCAGAAGCTGACGCAAAAAGTGGTGCTTCTTTGAAACTGACAGTTCTCAATCCTAAAGGAAGAATTTGGACACTCGTAGCAGGTGGTGGTGCTTCTGTTGTGTATGCAGATACCATTGCAGATTTGGCTGGTGGGGTTGCCGAGCTTGCGAACCATGGTGAATACTCTGGGGGACCAACAACAGATGAAACACGGTTTTACACTGAAACTGTTTTAGATCTTATGACAAGAGAAAAAGATCCGCAAGGAAGAGATAAAATCTTAATCATTGGTGGTGCGATTGCTAACTTTACTGACGTTGCAAAAACGTTTACAGGAATCATCCAAGCATTCGAAAAATATGCGGACAAAATGAAAGATGTTGGTGTAAGAATTTACGTTCGACGCGGTGGTCCAAATTATGAAAAAGGACTCAAAGACATTAAAGAAGCAGCTGAGAGACTGGGACTTCCGATTAAAGTTTTTGGACCAGAAACGCACATAACTGATATCGTTCGAATGGCAATCGAAGAAGATAAAGCAAAAGCATAAGGAGAGAATGAATGGGACTTTTTACAAGAGATACACAAGCAATTTTTTGGAATAACAACAGAAGCGCAATCCAGCGAATGCTTGATTACGATTATGTGATTAAACGAGAAAAACCATCTGTTGCAGCAATTGTTGCACCGACAAGCTCCAATAAATTTGATAAATTTTTCTTTGGTACTGATGAGGTAATGATTCCAATTTACAGAAGCACTGAAGAGGCAGCTGCAGCACATCCGAATGCTGATGTACTTTTGAACTTTGCTTCTTTTCGAACGGCATACGATGTAACGATGGATGCTTTGAGATTTGATCAATTTAAAACGATTATGATTACAGCTGAAGGGATTCCTGAACGACTTGCCAGGATTATGAACAAAACGGCACGAGACAAAGGTGTGCTTATCATTGGTCCTGCAACTGTTGGTGCGATCACACCAGGTGCATTCAAAGTTGCAAATATTGGTGGTACTATTGAAAATATCGTAAAAAGCAAACTTCATCGGCCAGGAAGCTGTGGTTTGGTAACGAGAAGTGGAGGTCTGTTTAACGAACTTTGTAACATAATCGCTCTTAATGCAGATGGTGTTGCAGATGGTGTTGCGATTGGTGGAGACAGATTTGTTGGATCTGTATTTATCGATCACCTCCTTCGAATGGAAAAAGATCCGAATGTAAAATATATGCTTTTGCTTGGTGAAGTTGGTGGACGAGAAGAGTATAAAGTAATCGAAGCAGTAAAAAGCGGAAAGATCACTAAGCCAGTTATTGGATGGTGTATCGGAACGATTGCACAACATTTTAGCAGTGGTGTGCAGTTTGGACATGCAGGAGCTAGCGCAAATGCAGATGAAGAGACAGCAGTAGCAAAAAATCAGGCGATGAGAGAAGCGGGTATTCATGTACCTGATAGCTTTAACGATCTCCCTCATGTAATCAAAGGGGTTTATGAAGAGCTAAAAGGCAAAGGAATCATCAAAGATATCGAAGAGCCAGAAGTTCCACAAATTCCAGAAGATTATGCAAAAGCGCTTAAAGCTGGAAAAATCAGAAAACCGAAAAACTTTATCTGTACAATTAGTGATGACAGAGGCGAAGAGGCTACATACGCAGGTTATCCAATCAGCAGCGTAGCAACACCAGATACTGGAAAAACAATCGGTGATGTTGTAAGCCTCCTTTGGTTTAAAAAGGTATATCCACGATGGGCAGTTGATTTTATTGAAACTGTGATCAAAACAGTTGCAGACCATGGTCCGGCAGTAAGTGGTGCACACAATGCGAAAGTAACGGCTCGGGCTGGAAAATCTGTTGTTGAAAGCCTTGTAACAGGACTTCTTACGATTGGTCCAAGATTTGGTGGGGCAATTGATGGGGCAGCATACTACTTCAAATATGCACACGACAACAACATGAGTCCAGCAGAGTTTATCAACTATATGAAAAAACAAGGTATCCCGATTCCAGGAATTGGTCACAGAATCAAATCTGTACGAAACCCAGATAAGCGGGTAGAGGGTCTTAAAAAGTTTGCAGCAGAGCATTTTCCAAAAACATCACTGCTCGATTACGCATTGGAAGTTGAAAAACTTACTACTTCTAAAAAAGATAATCTTATTTTGAATGTGGATGGTACAATTGGTATCTTGATGGTAGATATGTGGAGAGCATTGGGGTACACTGAAGAAGAGATCGATGAGTTTATCAGCAGCGGTACACTCAACTCTTTCTTTATCCTTGGTCGAACCATAGGATTTATCGGACATATTTTGGATGAAAAACGACTTGGTATGCCAATGTACCGCCATCCATTTGATGATATTCTCTACGACGTACAAAAAGCCGAAGAGATTAAATAACTTTATATGCGGCTAGTGCCGCATATAAAGAACAGAAAATGCGAAAATCCTTCACTCTTTATGAACTTATTCTTGTCATCGTCATAATAGGTATATTATCCTCATTCATTATTCCAAGATTACAGACCAATCCAGTTGTTTCACTTGCCAATCAACTTATCGAACATATTCGATATACCCAGCATCTTGCTATGGCAGACCAAAAATTTGATCCATATAATCCAGAGTGGTATAAAGAGCGTTGGCAGATACGATTCTTTAAGAAAAAGTATGCCAGTCGTGATCATCAAACATCACAATTTGCATATGCGATATTTAGTGATCATGATGTTGGGAGTGGCTATGATGGCAATCCGAATGCTACAACAGGAGAGGTGGTAAAAGATCCAATAACACATAAGCTTATTAGTGGAGGATTCACTATATATTATGATGATCCTAAAACCTATAAAAAAGCAGCTATTGGAGAGGAGTATGGTGTAGTTGATGTAAAATTGTTTGGTGGATGTTCAGGCAAAAGAATTTCCTTCGATGCATTGGGAAGGCCTTACAAAGGCTCTCCTGCAACAATGACTCAAGCATATCAAAAAAACAGACTTATCCATTCTGAATGTAAAATTAAAGTCTGTTTCGATGACAAAGATGCCTGTCCCAGATATTTCATTATCGCAATAGAGCCTGAGACAGGCTTTTCTTACATAAAAACAGTTGTTCAATAGTTCTTTACCCTTGACAACAGGAGAGAAACTTCATATAATTTCGGCCTCAAACAGGGGAGAGTGGACGAGTAGTTCACGAGAGGCTGAGGGGGTTTGGAGAGGCTCTTGACAAGCCTGAAAGATTTTGGCATAATTTCAGTCCTCGAAACGCGGGGAGCTAAAGAGAAAGAATTCAAATGGCTCATCTTGAGTGGAAGATGGGCGAGAGAGTTCTTTAGGGAATTTGATCTTTGACAACTAGACAGAATGAAGAGTCCTTTGAGTTTTAAAGTAGGATTTTAAAACTTCATAAAAGTATTTTTATGGAGAGTTTGATCCTGGCTCAGAGTGAACGCTGGCGGCGTGCCTAACACATGCAAGTCGAGCGAGAACGGCTCAATGATCCCTTCGGGGTGAATTGAGTGTCAGCTAAGCGGCGCACGGGTGAGTAACACGTAGCTAACCTGCCCCATAGCGGGGGATAACAGCCCGAAAGGGCTGCTAATACCCTATACTCCTTCCTGGCACAAGTCAGGTTGTGGAAAGCGTTATGTAGCGCTATGGGATGGGGCTGCGGCCTATCAGCTAGTTGGTGGGGTAACGGCCTACCAAGGCTATGACGGGTAGCTGGTCTGAGAGGATGATCAGCCACACTGGAACTGAGACACGGTCCAGACTCCTACGGGAGGCAGCAGTGGGGAATATTGCGCAATGGGGGCAACCCTGACGCAGCAACGCCGCGTGGAGGATGACGCCCTTCGGGGTGTAAACTCCTTTTGCAGGGGAAGATAATGACGGTACCCTGCGAATAAGCACCGGCTAACTCCGTGCCAGCAGCCGCGGTAATACGGAGGGTGCAAGCGTTACTCGGAATCACTGGGCGTAAAGGGCGCGTAGGCGGCTTAGTAAGTTGGATGTGAAAGCCCACGGCTCAACCGTGGAACTGCGTCCAAAACTGCTAGGCTAGAGTCCGGGAGAGGCAGATGGAATTGGTGGTGTAGGGGTAAAATCCGTAGAGATCACCAGGAATACCCATTGCGAAGGCGATCTGCTGGAACGGTACTGACGCTGAGGCGCGAAAGCGTGGGGAGCAAACAGGATTAGATACCCTGGTAGTCCACGCCCTAAACGATGGATGCTAGTCGTTGTGGTGCTAGTCACTGCAGTGATGCAGCTAACGCATTAAGCATCCCGCCTGGGGAGTACGGCCGCAAGGCTAAAACTCAAAGGAATAGACGGGGACCCGCACAAGCGGTGGAGCATGTGGTTTAATTCGAAGATACGCGAAGAACCTTACCTGGGCTTGACATCCCGAGAACCCTCCAGAGATGGAGGGGTGCCTCCTTTTGGAGGAGCTCGGTGACAGGTGCTGCACGGCTGTCGTCAGCTCGTGTCGTGAGATGTTGGGTTAAGTCCCGCAACGAGCGCAACCCTCGTCCTTAGTTGCCAGCACTTAGGGTGGGCACTCTAAGGAGACTGCCCGGGTAACCGG
This region of Nitratiruptor sp. YY08-10 genomic DNA includes:
- a CDS encoding ATP citrate lyase citrate-binding domain-containing protein yields the protein MAQRAIREYDGKKLFAQNWDKYFKGLKYPFESVLVTSGEELKKKAEEPGYEWLKEKPLVAKPDMLFGKRGKNNLVLFKVNKPGDVTLEDAAKWIDEKRNQETTLLSGQKGVLTHFIVEPFTPHTEDEEYYIAATTLDENYDVLYMSAHGGMEVEENWDKVTEVKIPIDASDEEIEKLIKEHIPADIPEDKKEVYANFAVNFYKFFRDLNFAYLEINPVVIVGDNVYLLDLVARLDDTAGFLMKDVWGDIEFPTPFGMPEKSPEEKAIAEADAKSGASLKLTVLNPKGRIWTLVAGGGASVVYADTIADLAGGVAELANHGEYSGGPTTDETRFYTETVLDLMTREKDPQGRDKILIIGGAIANFTDVAKTFTGIIQAFEKYADKMKDVGVRIYVRRGGPNYEKGLKDIKEAAERLGLPIKVFGPETHITDIVRMAIEEDKAKA
- a CDS encoding citrate/2-methylcitrate synthase: MGLFTRDTQAIFWNNNRSAIQRMLDYDYVIKREKPSVAAIVAPTSSNKFDKFFFGTDEVMIPIYRSTEEAAAAHPNADVLLNFASFRTAYDVTMDALRFDQFKTIMITAEGIPERLARIMNKTARDKGVLIIGPATVGAITPGAFKVANIGGTIENIVKSKLHRPGSCGLVTRSGGLFNELCNIIALNADGVADGVAIGGDRFVGSVFIDHLLRMEKDPNVKYMLLLGEVGGREEYKVIEAVKSGKITKPVIGWCIGTIAQHFSSGVQFGHAGASANADEETAVAKNQAMREAGIHVPDSFNDLPHVIKGVYEELKGKGIIKDIEEPEVPQIPEDYAKALKAGKIRKPKNFICTISDDRGEEATYAGYPISSVATPDTGKTIGDVVSLLWFKKVYPRWAVDFIETVIKTVADHGPAVSGAHNAKVTARAGKSVVESLVTGLLTIGPRFGGAIDGAAYYFKYAHDNNMSPAEFINYMKKQGIPIPGIGHRIKSVRNPDKRVEGLKKFAAEHFPKTSLLDYALEVEKLTTSKKDNLILNVDGTIGILMVDMWRALGYTEEEIDEFISSGTLNSFFILGRTIGFIGHILDEKRLGMPMYRHPFDDILYDVQKAEEIK